The sequence below is a genomic window from Pleurocapsa sp. PCC 7327.
GAGGGTTGATTGCCGCCGCGCACGCAGTTGACGAAATGTTCCAATTCGGCGTGAAGTGGCTCGATATTGCTAGTATAAACTTTTTCAATCAAACCATCCTGTCGATAGAGTACTTGTCCGTAGTCCGTCGTGTAGTTAGCCGTTGTTTGGCGATGAATCAAAATTTCATTGTTAAGAAAATCTGCTTCTGTCAGGGAATTCTTACAATGAGCGGATAAACGACGAATTTTGCGATGGGTGACTTTGCTAGCAGTCAACGTTGCTACGATGCCATTGCTAAACCCTAACGTCGCGGTCACGTAATCGAGATAGCCAGAATCGGCAGCGCGACTGCCGCTGGCATTTAGTTTGACTACCGGTGCGGCGACGAGATCCATCAGGAGATCGACATCGTGGATCATTAAATCTAGGACGACAGAAACGTCATTAGCGCGATCCGAGTAGGGACTCATCCGATGAAATTCTAAAGCCAGTAATTCCTCGGTTTTGAGGACTTTACTCAACTCCTGAAAGGCAGGATTGAAACGTTCGATATGTCCGACTTGTAGGATGCAATTAGATTCTGCTGCCGCATTGACTAAAGATTCTGCCTCAGCAATGCTAGCCGCGATCGGTTTTTCAATTAAAGTATGGATGCCAGCATGCAGACAATCGATGCCTACCTGATAGTGCAATTTCGTGGGTACGGCAATACAGACGGCATCTACATAAGGTAACAGGTCTAGATAATTTTCAAAAAAACGAACCCGATATTTACTAGCCGTATCTAAACCTCGCTCGACGTTAATATCGGAGATTCCTACTAACTCAATATCTTTAAGCAGGCTAAGTACGCGGGTATGATGTTGTCCCATATTGCCTACACCGATAACGCCGACGCGAATTGGCTGGAATTGGCTTCTGGGTATTTTTATCCGTTGGTGTCTTTCTGACATCCGCAATTTTACTCCTTTCGACTCCACCACCACATTTGATTTAGGCAATTGTGCCTTTGTGCCTCTAAAACCATCAAGATACTATCATAGCTATTCCACTCGCGATGAATTTCAATATACTTAGTCGTCCTAGAATTTCTCTCATTCCTCAAAAATAAAAGTTGTTTATCGATCGCTGAGGAGTTGTCTGGGATCTTGAAGATTTTTCTGAAATTTTTTAAGGAAATGATGGTTGTAACATGGGCGAGCGCTTAATTTTTGTGGAAATTTATTAATTATTGTTGGAATTACTTTACATGGCAATCTTATATGATTTGTGAGCGGCGCGAGCATGTTGCTTGCACTTCCTAGTTGAAGTACTAAGCAAGCGTTGAACTTAGAAGAATCCTTTGAATCGCAAACAAAGACCAAACCTTCAAGGATAATAACAATAGCAATTAGGCGCTCCTGTGAAAAACGCTCGCTCGAACATCGATGGAAGTTCCTCGCCTTCATCCAGACACGATCGAAGAGGTCAAACAACGGGTTGATATTTATGATGTCATCTCGGAGTATGTCGTGCTGCGCAAGCGCGGAAAGGATTTTGTAGGCTTATGTCCCTTCCACGACGAGAAAACGCCCAGTTTTAGCGTCAGTCCCAGCAAACAAATGTACTATTGCTTTGGCTGTCAAGTGGGGGGAAATGCCATCAAATTTTTGATGGAGCACAGAAAGCAATCCTTCAGCGAGGTCGTTCTCGATCTGGCAAGAAGACATCAAATCTCGATTAAAACGCTAGAACCCGAACAAAGACAGGAACTTCAGCGTCAACTATCTCTGCGCGAGCAACTTTACGAAGTTTTGGCGCTGACGGCGAGTTTTTATCAACATGCTCTCCGACAGCCACAAGGCGAAGTTGCCCTCGATTATTTAAAACGCGATCGCAACTTGAGCGAGGAAACGATTGGGCAATTTCAGTTGGGATATGCCCCCGCCGGATGGGAAACCCTCTACCGCTATCTAGTAGAACAAAAACGCTATCCCATCGCCATTGTAGAACAAGCCGGACTCATCAAACCGCGCAAGACGGGGAATGGGTATTACGATGTATTTCGCGATCGCGTGACGATTCCTATCTGCGACACCCAGGGGCGAATCATCGGTTTCGGGAGTCGAACTTTAGGCGCAGAAGAACCAAAATACCTTAATTCTCCAGAAACGCCTCTATTTGATAAAAGTAAGACCCTATTTGCCCTCGATAAAGCTCGCAATAGCATTGGCAAAGACGAGCGCGCGATCGTTGTCGAAGGATATTTCGACGCGATCGCGCTTCACGCAGCAGGTATTACCAATGTAGTCGCCTCATTGGGAACGGCTCTTACCCAAGACCAGATCCGACTCCTGATACGCTACACCGAATCGAAGCGAGTTATCTTTAATTTCGATGCCGATAACGCCGGAACCCAAGCCACGCATCGCGCTATTAGCGAGATCGAACCTCTTGTGGATGCGGGGCTAGTGCAGATCGGGATTCTCAATCTTCCGGGTAGCAAGGATGCGGACGAATTTCTCAAATCCAGTGCCGATGCAGTAGATACCTATCGCCAACTCATTCAATCTGCGCCTCTATGGTTCGATTGGCAAATTCAGCAACTGATCCGAGGGCGCGATCTCAAGCAAGCCGACCAATTCGAGCGAGTAGCGCAAAATATGGTCAAATTGCTCGATCGACTCGAAGATAGCAATCTACGCAGTTATTACCTTCGCTACTGTGCCGAAATTCTCAGCCAGGGAGATTCCCGAACGATTTCCCTGCACCTCAACAGTTTGCTGGCTCAAATTAAGAAACCCAAACGGCAATTTGCACCCAAAGCCAAACGAACCGTCCAGTCTCCCCCTCTCGTTCTTGCCGAGAAAAGCCTCCTCGACGAAGCAGAAGCCGATCTCTTGGGAATTTATCTACATTGTCCCGAATACCGAAGCGCGATCGTCGAGGCGCTAGAAGAAACAGAATTGTTCTTTAGTCTGCCTCACCATCGCCTTTTGTGGCAGCAGATTATGGAATTGCGCGAAGTTAGCAGCGATCGCCTGATTTCGCAACTACAAGACCGTCTCGTTCAATTTCCCGAACAGGCGAATCAACTATCTCATCTGTTTCAGATTACGGAGACCAAACAGTGGGAAGATAGCACTCGCGCGCCGATTATGATTCGCACGGCGATCGCATCTCTAGAACAAGTCGCTCAAGAAAAATACCGCCGCTACTGTCTTCAACAACTGCAACGACTCGATCCAGCCCAGGAAGCCGAACAAATGCACTATTTCTATCAGGAGATTCAAAATACGACCCAGCGCATTCGAGAATTAGAGAAGCTGCGGCATTGCGAAGGCTAATATCAATTCGTAAAACTAACGGATTGCAGATCGCTAACTTCCCTCACGCACATTTTGGTAACTGTACGTCAAAATTAAAGTATATCTTAATAAAATTTTGCG
It includes:
- a CDS encoding Gfo/Idh/MocA family protein, with amino-acid sequence MSERHQRIKIPRSQFQPIRVGVIGVGNMGQHHTRVLSLLKDIELVGISDINVERGLDTASKYRVRFFENYLDLLPYVDAVCIAVPTKLHYQVGIDCLHAGIHTLIEKPIAASIAEAESLVNAAAESNCILQVGHIERFNPAFQELSKVLKTEELLALEFHRMSPYSDRANDVSVVLDLMIHDVDLLMDLVAAPVVKLNASGSRAADSGYLDYVTATLGFSNGIVATLTASKVTHRKIRRLSAHCKNSLTEADFLNNEILIHRQTTANYTTDYGQVLYRQDGLIEKVYTSNIEPLHAELEHFVNCVRGGNQPSVGGEQALKALRLASSIEQMALDGQAWQQSSWNYPVNAPMVTIS
- the dnaG gene encoding DNA primase, whose product is MEVPRLHPDTIEEVKQRVDIYDVISEYVVLRKRGKDFVGLCPFHDEKTPSFSVSPSKQMYYCFGCQVGGNAIKFLMEHRKQSFSEVVLDLARRHQISIKTLEPEQRQELQRQLSLREQLYEVLALTASFYQHALRQPQGEVALDYLKRDRNLSEETIGQFQLGYAPAGWETLYRYLVEQKRYPIAIVEQAGLIKPRKTGNGYYDVFRDRVTIPICDTQGRIIGFGSRTLGAEEPKYLNSPETPLFDKSKTLFALDKARNSIGKDERAIVVEGYFDAIALHAAGITNVVASLGTALTQDQIRLLIRYTESKRVIFNFDADNAGTQATHRAISEIEPLVDAGLVQIGILNLPGSKDADEFLKSSADAVDTYRQLIQSAPLWFDWQIQQLIRGRDLKQADQFERVAQNMVKLLDRLEDSNLRSYYLRYCAEILSQGDSRTISLHLNSLLAQIKKPKRQFAPKAKRTVQSPPLVLAEKSLLDEAEADLLGIYLHCPEYRSAIVEALEETELFFSLPHHRLLWQQIMELREVSSDRLISQLQDRLVQFPEQANQLSHLFQITETKQWEDSTRAPIMIRTAIASLEQVAQEKYRRYCLQQLQRLDPAQEAEQMHYFYQEIQNTTQRIRELEKLRHCEG